The nucleotide window AATTCGTTCGGCCTAACGTCCAACAGTCTGACCCAGATGGCAGCTCCTTGTATACTGCGTTAAAAGGTGCTCTGATTTCGTTTTCATGGCTTAGAATAATTAGGTAGTATCCTTCCTTCTAAGCCGTTCTCATAATCATGATCAGCATTTTGTGTGCTGCTATAGACAGATTTCGCTCCAATTCGTTCAGCCTTACGTCCGACAGTCTGACCCAGATGGTTTAATATAGCGGCTTGTATACTGCGTTAAAAGATGCTCTGATTTCGTTTGCATGTCTTAGAATTAGTATTCTTCTTTTTAGATATAGATTAATACCTATGAACAGTGAAACTATTTTTAATCTTAAAATATAACACTTCCGCATACCGCAATTTTTTACGTaagtaattttgtaatttttgcggatccggcagacctcgtcggcgatggcgggataattTGGACTTCTTTTTGAGAGGCTGGCCAGATAgcactaaacagagacgagtaggaaaagagggggaggcctttgcccagcagtgggacacagtggactctgaataataataataattttaccaaaTCCTAATACCGTTTCCAGAAAATGCgaacattaaactaattttgattTATGCCTCTTGAAGTACTCTTAAATCTCGTAATCAGATAATATTCGGATAAGATCATTAAGCCATTTAACTAACCATATAACAAACTTATTTTGATGCAAAACATATTTACCAATGCACAGTTGATATACGTATGTTGCATAGTGTAGTTTAAAGAAAACCTCGTTATTATGACGAAACGTTTAACCAAATTATATGCAAATTTATGTAACTAACTGGTTATCATAAAGTCGTGGGATTATTACCCATTATTAACAATAATCATCATCTTGTaacattattgttttaaatCCCTAAACTTACTGATATAAATGGGTAAGTAGatctgtctggctgtctgtctgtctgtctgtctgtctgtctgtctgttacatcTTCAGATCTGCTGACCGCTGAACCGAGTTAGACGATATGTATGATATGGTTAATTCTTAGGACTTTATATTTTGATTGTTACGTTTAATTTACTCCGATGAAATTTAAACTAtacagtgtccagagctggaatcgaaccagcatcCCCCggttaccggacaggtgcctgaaccgctcggctatccggtcacggtggcatgggtcgaaatttgtTAAATTGGAGATTGtaaaggatagtttttattagggttccgtacccaaagggtaaaaacgggaccctattactaagacttcgctgtccgtccgtccatctgcgtttgttaccaggctgtatctcatgaaccgtgatagcttattatagcgaaagttgaaagtttcacagatgatgtatttctgttgccgctatattaacaacaaatactaaaaacagaataaaataaatatttaagtggggctcccatacaacaaacgtgattattttgccgtttttttttgcgtaatggtacggaacccttcgtgcgcgagtccgactcgcacttggccggtttttatcagtTTCATCACGCTTTGCTATGGAagttagatattaaaataaatgttaattctacgcagacgaagtcgcgggcagaagcttgTAATTTAATTATCGTAGTAACGTTTCATTGTTATCGTCGTACAAAGCGAACCGGTTATGAAAGTGACTGTTATTTTGAACGGTATGAAAAGATTCTAGTAATTTGCTAAGCCGGTAATGATGGGGTTAATAGATATGGACGTGATAAGGTCTTTTTAGAAACTTTTGTGTTTGGGTACAGTTagcattgattattttattgtttctataACAGTTTTTGTCTGCGTGAAATAGGTAATAacgcaatttttagggttccgtacccaaagggtaaaaacgggaccctattactaagacaggccgtatgcttgattgccaccgacgtggtataaaaaaaaagactccgctgtccgtccgtctgtcaccaggctgtatctcatgaactgtgacagctagacagttgaaattttcacagatgatgtatttctgttgccgctataacaacaaatactaaaaacagaataaaattaatatttaagtggggctcccatacaacaaacgtggtttttttgccgttttttgcgtattggtACGGATAGGTATAACTTGATATTTTAACGACTTTCGTTGTTAAAAACGATTTACTAGCTATTTCTGAAAAAGGATTACTCAACCTAAAATAAGAATGATGgttcactttttagggttccgtacctcaaatacaaatacaaatacaaatgtttatttcatagaatatggtacaaagatggtcaaattacaataagtgcggcatattctgcctctatcggcgtagaaatatgtattacttacaactaagttgctatacctacttgattattactaacatgcatataatatattttaatatttacatatcgaGTTTTTACAAACCTTATACGTTAACGTTAACGTTAACGTTAACAGTCAAATTCAAACTGCTCTccgtatttatatttgttttcattatttaaatatagttttaagtgaccattttatcattattttaaatatttttgacatataaatcacattataaaaataaccgACAAGAAAAATGGCACCAGTAAAGAACAAAGTGACTACAGATACGGCGGCGGTTAACAGGTTGGTGGACACAATATCTAATCTCACAAATGAAATTACGGGCATGAGAGACAAATTAGATCGGTGTAATACCATAATAATGGAGCAGCAAAAACTACTCACCAGCCAAAGCGAGAGTATCCAGACAATCTTGAGGGTCATCACAGGCACTAGTACGCATCCAGCACTGACACAATTACTCCTAGCATCACAAGAAACAAAGCATATGTCACTCAATGAGTCTGGGCCCGAGGGAATTATCTTTATGTCCGAACAGCAGGACGATACCACCACTGTGACACCGTCAACATCAGCATCGGCAACACTTCTGCCGGCCGAACAAACAGCGGAGCCGCCTGAGCCTGAGCCCACAGCTCGTCTAACTCGGCAACGTCGTGCGGTCAAAAATATAACCAAGCACAACAACAGTCCGCTTGCAGGCGAGGGGGTGGGCCTCCTGCGCGCCATGCCATCACAACAACAACTGCCCCCGTTGAAATCTGCTCCAACACCAGCACCACTACCAGCGGTGTACCAACAGACGGCGCCACACCCGCTAGCACAACCTCTGACGGCTGCAGCACCGGCGTCGTCATCTTCACGCATCGGTTCCACATGCTACACGTCAAGCGAGCGAAGTACCACGGGTCTTCGCGCAGCCGGTCCCAGGGTCACGAGTCTACATGTGTTTAACCTCAGCGAGGACACCACAATTGATGACGTTATTAAGCATGTGCAGCAAATGGGTATTTCGGCGCCCGTGTGCGAGCAGCTGGTGGTCACCAGAGGTAATTACGCATCGTTCCGTCTTGATGTGCCAGCCGAAAAACAGAAGACCGTGCGAGATATCAAAAACTGGCCATCTGGTGTATCGATTCGTTTGTTTAATGTCGTGCAGGCAAAAAACTTGACAGCAAAACAAGTAGTAACAAGAACCAAGTAAATTCAAAGTTTGTCATTATTCACCAGAACGTTAGATCTATTAATGGTAAAACATCACTGATAGACTTACTAACAAGCACAGAAAAACCACACGTAATAGGATTTAGCGAAATTTGGTGCCGTAAAAATGAGATTGCGCGAGTGAAACTACGAGGGTACTTGCTTGCAAATTATTATTGTCGTACGCGCATCGCCCATGGCGGTACCGCGCTATACATACGGCAAGGTATAGACTATCGGCAGCGCGACGACTTACATGCCTTCGCCGTGCAATATCATTTTGAATATACGGCAATAGAAGTTACTagtttgaaaattattattattgtactttATAGGACAGGAAATGGAGATTTTGACTTTTACTTGGAGAATTTAGAGTTATTGTTAAAAATGATTACTGACGAAAACAAAAGGTTTCTCATAATTGGTGACCATAATGTAGACTATTTAACCGATAATACCATGAAGCGGCGTATCAATGATGTGTTAACATCCTATGGGTGTCAAAACATAATATCCTTTGCTACTCGCGTGACAGCGGATTGTGCGTCGTCCATTGACTGCGGGATATCGAACTGTGCGAGCGATGAACTTTCTGTAACACCGGTCGATACCGCGATCAGCGACCACAACGCGCAACGATTTGAATTAATCACCCAACATAAACTCGATAACAAAGAACACAGAGTAGTCGAGCGCCGCGTTTTTGACATAGATTCAATTGGATTATTTTACCGTGACATtgcaaattacaattttaattttatatatgatAATACGTTTGacatcaattataaatttaataaactatttaatatttttaaacattacattGACATACATTTTCCAATTAAGAAGTTTAGTTGTAAAAATAATCCAAAGGTGCCGTGGCTAAGTGACGAATTGGCGGAGTTGATCTGTAAGCATGTCGACCTCCATGAAATTAGACGTCAGTACCCAAACAATCCAATTCTAACAGAATGTATTGATCATTACTCCAGTCTAATTAAGACAAAAACATTGCAAACACGTCAAAAGTTTATTGAATGTAGGCTAATGGACAGTGGCAACAAATCGAAAGAAATTTGGAAAATTGTTAACGAAGAAGTGGGAACAAAATCGAAATCTCAGAACATATCCTTACGTGACCCTCTAACGAGCTTAACTATAGAGAAAAGGGACCTGCCTAATACATTCAATTCCCATTTCCTTAGTATAGCGTCTAAGTATGCCATACAAGGTGACTTGTCCGAgtctattaggtacctacagacgCATTTAGGTATGACTGATGTACCCATTTTCACTCTGCCGGTCGTCACTCGCGATCTCTTAGATAAGGCACTACACTCTATGATGAAGAAGCGTAGCACCGTCGATGCTTTTGATATTTCACCCAATATTCTGTTTTGGACTTGGCCGGTTGTTGGTGACGTACTTGTTGTGCTCATAAACCTTATGTTCGAAACTGGTACATATCCTGACGTTTTAAAAAATGCCAGGGTATGTCCAGTCTTTAAAGGAAAGGGCGACAGGTGCGACGTCAACAATTACAGGCCTATTACAATAGTGCCAACCATATCCAAAATGGTTGAGTCTATCTTGTCGTCCCACCTGATGAGTCACCTGGAATCAAGCAAGCTGATAACGAGTAACCAATATGCGTACCGACAGAAAATGTCCACAACCACCGCGGCGTGCAGGATGTTTGATTCTATAGTGACTGGGTtagatgacaaaaaaaaagatggCAGGAGTGTTGTGTGACTTATCGAAGGCATTTGACGTCATCAGTCACGTGATACTGCTCAAAAAACTAAATCAGTATGGTGTCCAAGACAACGCTCACCAGCTGTTTACGTCTTTTTTATCGGACCGCAAACAAGTCGTAAAACTGCTTGCCGACGGCAAACCACTACAATCCGACGCAGGGTCTGTAAATATCGGTATTCCGCAGGGCTCTGCTCTTGGAAATACGTTATTTCTTCTCTTTATAAACGACCTGCCGTCGAACGTTGCAGCTGGTTTGCCTGTGTTGTTTGCGGACGACACAACCGTGTTGGTTAGTGCAGAATCTTACGACCAGCTAAGCCTAAAGATAAGCGATGCTTGTGCGCAGTTACAGACCTGGTTTTCAGCAAATGGGCTCATACTAAATTGCTCCAAGTCAA belongs to Cydia strobilella chromosome 15, ilCydStro3.1, whole genome shotgun sequence and includes:
- the LOC134747725 gene encoding uncharacterized protein LOC134747725, which codes for MITDENKRFLIIGDHNVDYLTDNTMKRRINDVLTSYGCQNIISFATRVTADCASSIDCGISNCASDELSVTPVDTAISDHNAQRFELITQHKLDNKEHRVVERRVFDIDSIGLFYRDIANYNFNFIYDNTFDINYKFNKLFNIFKHYIDIHFPIKKFSCKNNPKVPWLSDELAELICKHVDLHEIRRQYPNNPILTECIDHYSSLIKTKTLQTRQKFIECRLMDSGNKSKEIWKIVNEEVGTKSKSQNISLRDPLTSLTIEKRDLPNTFNSHFLSIASKYAIQGDLSESIRYLQTHLGMTDVPIFTLPVVTRDLLDKALHSMMKKRSTVDAFDISPNILFWTWPVVGDVLVVLINLMFETGTYPDVLKNARVCPVFKGKGDRCDVNNYRPITIVPTISKMVESILS